Proteins found in one Candidatus Margulisiibacteriota bacterium genomic segment:
- a CDS encoding DUF4130 domain-containing protein — MNEQLSIFNDKFDRKEELEEKLPAIKLKGTPEAYYLFRQRLYYALLHKDPNKYQLIDKVIEQAKAKGLSYILCKVSAEAKKFIDLARQVAGERHRAISFLRLKPIDQHNVLMGEFEIVHQTGEIIMLHFLKRFPKYRIMLVFGDEVFIGQGNEIFKEKFDRKKAVLPATTDEFEKYWLAFYRSQYIPERRNLKYFQRMIPKKYWRWVTELKEFGFLS, encoded by the coding sequence ATGAACGAACAACTATCAATTTTTAACGACAAGTTCGATCGGAAAGAAGAGCTGGAAGAAAAACTTCCGGCGATCAAGCTCAAAGGAACACCGGAAGCATATTATTTGTTCCGCCAGCGACTTTACTACGCCCTCCTCCACAAAGACCCCAATAAATATCAGCTAATCGATAAAGTAATCGAACAGGCTAAGGCCAAAGGCTTGAGCTATATTTTGTGCAAGGTCTCGGCCGAAGCCAAAAAGTTCATCGACCTGGCCCGGCAGGTCGCGGGGGAGCGCCATCGGGCGATCTCTTTCCTCCGGCTGAAACCAATCGACCAGCACAACGTCCTGATGGGGGAATTTGAAATCGTCCACCAGACCGGCGAGATCATCATGCTCCACTTCTTAAAACGCTTTCCCAAGTACCGGATCATGCTGGTCTTTGGCGATGAGGTTTTTATCGGTCAGGGGAACGAGATCTTCAAGGAAAAGTTCGACCGTAAAAAGGCGGTCCTGCCGGCCACTACCGACGAGTTCGAAAAATACTGGCTCGCCTTCTACCGTTCGCAGTACATCCCGGAACGGCGCAACTTGAAGTACTTCCAGCGGATGATCCCCAAGAAATATTGGCGCTGGGTCACGGAATTGAAGGAATTTGGCTTCTTAAGCTAA
- a CDS encoding SUMF1/EgtB/PvdO family nonheme iron enzyme, translated as MVTPVTNKSIIHLSQRALPALRGVASISSFAIGKDNLAPCLTKLFQRQEIKLIGIQLDTAAKVRLLGMRPDLATRTVAETPEAIFASLGLSAFLTQDKQLYILGDKQNDDLMVRGAIPPAAAGQPQIALPEMVPISDGLMIMKYEVTVSLFKRVMAGYSFEGAWSKELRKILADPEKEGGTLTWASLDDAVEFARKLSDLTGRQFRLPTEEEWEAVTDDLFGSNWEWTMTQSAGASYEKPSFVLRCRGRSGRDNYIPWERFSSNAIRLVEVLPIGTSATVPSIMDRYINRTDDRKTEDLANWLRFDLGHAAFNLASVVEHRRAVAALSLIDQADVNEILKTMIRGDNVNFKVMPRIMHQLAVNHPDYALPLFQRLADDSACVVVAVQDLLPKEASELLGVFLREENGMERIASLLARCPKKLAELIEPYIEVLKAASDLSEIKSS; from the coding sequence ATGGTCACGCCGGTAACCAATAAATCAATAATTCACTTGTCCCAAAGAGCCCTGCCGGCTTTGCGGGGAGTGGCCAGTATTTCCTCTTTTGCTATCGGCAAAGATAATCTCGCCCCCTGTCTCACCAAGCTTTTCCAACGACAAGAGATCAAACTAATAGGGATTCAGCTCGATACCGCCGCCAAAGTTAGGCTCCTGGGAATGCGCCCTGATCTAGCAACGAGAACTGTCGCCGAAACACCCGAGGCTATTTTCGCTTCGCTGGGACTGTCAGCCTTCCTAACGCAAGATAAACAGCTTTATATTCTAGGCGACAAACAGAATGACGATCTGATGGTCAGGGGGGCGATTCCTCCCGCTGCGGCCGGCCAACCGCAAATTGCCTTGCCCGAAATGGTCCCTATTTCAGACGGCCTCATGATCATGAAGTATGAAGTAACGGTCAGCTTGTTCAAGCGGGTGATGGCCGGCTATAGCTTTGAAGGAGCTTGGTCCAAGGAACTTAGAAAAATTCTTGCCGATCCAGAAAAAGAAGGCGGCACATTAACTTGGGCAAGCTTAGATGATGCCGTAGAATTTGCCCGGAAATTAAGCGATCTCACCGGCAGGCAATTCAGGCTCCCAACCGAAGAAGAATGGGAAGCGGTAACAGATGATTTGTTCGGCTCAAATTGGGAATGGACGATGACACAATCTGCGGGCGCCTCTTACGAAAAACCTTCTTTTGTTCTCCGCTGTCGGGGCCGCTCTGGCCGCGATAATTATATTCCCTGGGAGCGCTTTTCCAGCAACGCGATCCGCCTGGTCGAGGTTCTTCCAATTGGGACATCCGCCACCGTCCCCTCAATCATGGATCGATATATCAATCGCACGGATGACAGAAAGACAGAGGATCTGGCTAATTGGCTCCGATTTGACCTCGGCCATGCGGCCTTTAATCTTGCGAGTGTTGTGGAACACCGAAGGGCCGTGGCCGCGCTCTCGCTCATCGACCAGGCTGATGTCAACGAAATATTAAAGACGATGATCAGGGGGGACAATGTTAATTTTAAAGTAATGCCCAGGATCATGCACCAATTGGCCGTGAACCACCCCGACTACGCCCTCCCCCTTTTCCAGCGCCTGGCGGACGATTCGGCCTGTGTCGTCGTCGCGGTTCAAGACCTCCTCCCCAAAGAAGCTTCGGAGCTTCTGGGGGTGTTTTTGCGGGAAGAAAACGGAATGGAGCGGATCGCCAGCCTGCTGGCGCGGTGTCCAAAGAAGCTCGCGGAATTAATAGAGCCGTATATTGAAGTCTTGAAAGCCGCGTCTGATCTATCGGAGATTAAAAGCTCATGA
- a CDS encoding AAA family ATPase, with product MEALTRLPIRQSVRLIRELTIAARSTFVNHPSLLPGGRITKEIAPPTHNLLSLTPAGTLIRDELSLIARNPAGLESNGAVNGTNGVNGAGDGEPKTPIEKLEELGLRNITSEARAGDLDPVFERSDEMAELSKRLKGGSNAILIGNTGVGKTAIVEGLAQEWKDEEKTYFFSLGMKDLDRSVLEPQLKQIVETVQDAFKQGYTVYLLMDELHLMEQAGVLELLKEPLARPGFQVVGATTTGEFYRYFNNDATKRRFGDPINIESLTGDKLRRLVRNIIPVILEKLRGVEKIEVPPASRQAAIDLSPLIVNRFPPDATIALIKEAIGSKRSQLGDLRRIVTETPKKLADDINDLIEFAADPATRPQLEGIWKSVIGIVAAYLESELLVEKVVRKLAESGCLTITEDDIRAQASKMAGLDLRKMDELDIQQLSQIEGRIRTRFIGQDQAVGKVAGAVKRYKTGRRKKQSPIAAFMFTGPTGTGKTELAHTLAWLLFGNAQKVMTIDMTQCEGKAGKTLLFGPDPGFVGFDKTKGMLPELFKRKENRHGVLLLDEADKADPDVYESLLVMLDQGYVQNKETGEKYSLEDVVVIMTSNQGEAQMLKPEQIRELAAGKAPEEAKKIADGLTKANREIAANSFKSQKDEYGRDKYPPAFLRRLDIVPFDYLNEADLSAIADIQLKNFVAQVETDQKLEVVLGGDETEYQAVKQYIMERGIDLAGGARPLKQALEEHLDNTFSAWLVNNMPNGEHIIKISVRDGELRFEETTDKSERGRQMDIAQIHGRKGIILRKIRELVAAGAEVDAAMIGGLLSPPKGAEKVELWLEENPWPEDETARAEALAKVKQALTTEDRQALEAELPELLKSGNPGIVALAQAIADELQQAKEAAQFTNKPDWEITLSPGDKAKVDPKIKSAQAGLKELLTARGLPETEQGAVLRALSTLIYAAKDRQEKLTGDERDKPIIVRWRISRANDIQIVVYNADREAREEGPRLADFRKKYIDGTSRSLAIKAGKTGTSFVFSIIANREIKIELSPPTKPLAEALAPILNPSDNIIKNNGAVLLIQDLAASLLASSQPPRMMAPLDKLIGEFFVSANPQIISFNDLLTNNNLDPEYKAEIIKTLLELPEAPKFPPISLSLTRSADGIDVAFVLPGTVDIAKIQQDYANMARGAKVELIGRSEGENKILTIRIPD from the coding sequence ATGGAAGCTCTAACTAGACTGCCGATCAGACAAAGCGTCCGCCTGATCAGGGAACTGACCATCGCCGCTCGCAGCACGTTTGTAAACCACCCGAGCTTGTTACCCGGAGGACGAATAACAAAAGAAATTGCCCCACCGACTCACAACCTGCTAAGCCTGACGCCCGCCGGGACCCTGATCCGCGATGAATTAAGCCTGATCGCGAGAAATCCGGCCGGCCTCGAAAGCAACGGCGCGGTTAACGGAACCAACGGCGTCAACGGCGCGGGTGACGGCGAGCCGAAAACCCCGATCGAAAAGCTGGAAGAACTTGGCCTGCGCAACATTACCAGCGAAGCCCGCGCCGGCGATCTCGATCCGGTCTTTGAACGAAGCGACGAAATGGCGGAGCTTTCCAAACGGCTGAAGGGCGGCAGCAACGCTATTCTGATCGGCAACACCGGCGTCGGAAAAACGGCGATCGTCGAAGGGCTGGCCCAGGAGTGGAAGGATGAGGAAAAAACCTACTTCTTCAGCCTGGGGATGAAAGATCTCGACCGCTCGGTCCTCGAACCGCAGTTGAAACAGATCGTCGAAACGGTCCAAGACGCCTTCAAACAGGGCTACACCGTTTACCTCCTGATGGACGAACTCCACCTGATGGAACAAGCGGGCGTTCTCGAACTGTTGAAGGAACCCCTCGCCCGCCCCGGTTTCCAGGTCGTGGGTGCGACGACAACGGGAGAATTCTATCGCTATTTTAATAACGACGCCACCAAACGGCGGTTCGGCGATCCGATCAATATCGAATCGCTGACCGGCGACAAGCTGCGGCGGCTGGTCCGGAATATCATTCCGGTCATCCTGGAGAAACTAAGAGGAGTGGAAAAGATCGAGGTCCCGCCCGCTTCGCGCCAGGCGGCGATCGACCTCTCGCCGCTGATCGTCAACCGCTTCCCGCCGGACGCGACGATCGCCCTGATCAAAGAAGCGATCGGCAGTAAACGGAGCCAGCTCGGCGACTTAAGAAGGATCGTAACGGAAACCCCGAAAAAGCTGGCCGACGATATCAACGACCTGATCGAATTTGCCGCCGATCCAGCCACCCGCCCGCAATTAGAGGGTATCTGGAAATCGGTCATCGGGATTGTCGCCGCTTACCTGGAAAGCGAACTGCTGGTGGAAAAAGTTGTGCGCAAACTGGCTGAGTCCGGCTGCCTGACAATTACCGAAGACGATATTCGCGCCCAGGCCTCGAAAATGGCCGGCCTTGACCTGCGCAAAATGGATGAATTGGACATTCAACAGCTTAGCCAGATCGAGGGACGGATCAGGACCCGCTTCATCGGACAGGACCAGGCGGTCGGGAAAGTTGCCGGCGCCGTTAAACGGTATAAGACCGGCCGACGCAAAAAACAGTCGCCGATCGCCGCTTTCATGTTCACCGGACCGACGGGGACCGGCAAAACCGAACTGGCCCACACCCTGGCCTGGCTGTTATTCGGCAACGCGCAAAAGGTCATGACGATCGATATGACCCAGTGCGAAGGGAAAGCTGGAAAGACCCTGCTCTTCGGCCCCGATCCCGGTTTTGTCGGGTTTGACAAAACCAAAGGGATGCTGCCGGAGCTCTTTAAAAGAAAAGAGAACCGCCACGGGGTCCTCCTCCTTGACGAAGCGGACAAAGCCGACCCGGATGTTTATGAATCATTATTAGTGATGCTCGACCAGGGTTATGTTCAGAACAAAGAGACCGGTGAAAAATATTCTCTCGAAGACGTAGTGGTCATCATGACCTCGAACCAGGGGGAAGCCCAAATGCTCAAGCCCGAACAGATCAGGGAGCTGGCCGCCGGCAAAGCGCCGGAAGAAGCTAAGAAGATCGCCGACGGGTTGACCAAAGCAAACCGCGAGATCGCCGCTAATTCATTTAAAAGCCAGAAAGATGAATATGGCCGCGACAAATATCCCCCCGCCTTTCTCCGGCGGCTCGATATTGTTCCTTTTGATTATCTGAACGAAGCCGACCTCTCGGCCATCGCCGATATCCAGTTGAAAAATTTTGTCGCCCAGGTAGAAACCGACCAAAAGCTTGAGGTCGTCCTGGGCGGGGATGAGACTGAATACCAGGCGGTCAAGCAATATATTATGGAAAGAGGAATCGACCTGGCCGGGGGCGCCCGGCCGCTAAAGCAAGCGCTTGAAGAGCATCTCGACAATACTTTTTCCGCCTGGCTGGTCAATAATATGCCAAACGGCGAACATATTATCAAGATCTCGGTCCGGGATGGGGAACTTCGCTTTGAAGAAACCACCGACAAGTCGGAGCGGGGTCGCCAGATGGATATCGCCCAAATTCACGGCCGCAAAGGAATAATTTTACGCAAAATCCGCGAACTGGTCGCGGCCGGAGCGGAAGTCGACGCCGCCATGATCGGCGGGCTCCTCTCCCCGCCCAAAGGGGCAGAAAAAGTTGAGCTCTGGCTGGAAGAAAATCCCTGGCCGGAGGACGAAACAGCCCGGGCCGAAGCGCTAGCCAAGGTCAAACAGGCTCTGACAACCGAAGACCGGCAAGCGCTCGAAGCGGAACTCCCCGAGCTTCTCAAAAGCGGCAATCCCGGGATAGTCGCGCTAGCCCAAGCGATTGCCGACGAACTCCAACAGGCGAAAGAAGCAGCGCAATTTACCAACAAGCCGGACTGGGAAATAACTCTTTCCCCCGGAGACAAGGCCAAAGTCGATCCGAAAATCAAATCAGCCCAGGCCGGTCTTAAGGAATTGTTGACGGCCCGCGGCTTGCCCGAAACCGAACAGGGAGCCGTCCTGCGCGCCCTCTCCACCCTGATCTATGCCGCCAAAGACCGGCAAGAAAAACTCACCGGCGATGAGCGGGACAAACCGATAATCGTGCGTTGGCGGATAAGCCGGGCCAACGATATCCAGATCGTTGTTTATAACGCGGACAGAGAAGCCCGCGAGGAAGGGCCAAGACTGGCGGACTTCAGGAAGAAATATATCGACGGGACCAGCCGCTCTCTGGCCATCAAGGCCGGTAAAACCGGCACCAGCTTTGTTTTCAGCATCATCGCGAACAGAGAGATAAAGATTGAACTTTCTCCGCCGACCAAGCCCCTGGCGGAAGCGCTCGCCCCTATCCTCAATCCTAGCGACAATATTATTAAGAATAACGGGGCCGTGTTGTTGATCCAGGACCTGGCCGCGTCTCTCTTAGCCTCATCCCAACCGCCGAGAATGATGGCCCCGCTTGATAAGTTGATAGGAGAATTTTTTGTTTCAGCCAACCCGCAAATCATCTCATTCAACGACCTGTTAACTAATAATAATCTGGACCCGGAATATAAGGCCGAGATCATTAAAACTCTGCTTGAATTGCCCGAAGCGCCCAAGTTCCCGCCGATCAGCCTCTCGCTGACCAGATCGGCCGATGGAATAGATGTCGCCTTCGTCCTGCCGGGAACGGTTGACATCGCCAAAATCCAGCAAGATTACGCAAATATGGCCCGAGGCGCGAAGGTTGAACTGATCGGCCGGTCCGAAGGCGAGAACAAAATCCTGACGATAAGGATCCCTGATTAA
- a CDS encoding putative DNA modification/repair radical SAM protein: MPDTEKKLEVLGAAAKYDICASTAAPQKRQPNSNYIGSNAPGGICHSFTPDGRCVSLLKVLMTNSCKNNCQYCVNRVSNDFERSSFEPKELADLFIELYRRNYIEGIFLSSGVQRSTTYTMERMIAVLEILRFQYRYRGYAHLKVLPNTPADLIERGAKLADRMSVNLESPNPDRLKSIASEKNFMLDLIEPINAIQKQVEKGLLKAGHTTQFVVGAAGETDAELLRTTNWLYKKKNLKRAYFSAFVPTGETPLAGAKRVPLLREHRLYQADWLMRFYHFELDDLVMKQDQNLSLDIDPKMAHALKNRQRFPLEINRASFRDLLKVPGVGPLAAKRLYRARKEHRFTNLQELKNLGVVTKRAKPFILINGVKQGNISEIVTVKQLELFENFSSSLAWAQAPQLLT; encoded by the coding sequence ATGCCGGACACTGAAAAAAAGCTCGAGGTCCTGGGAGCGGCCGCCAAATACGACATCTGCGCTTCCACGGCGGCCCCGCAAAAGCGGCAGCCGAACAGCAACTATATCGGCTCCAACGCCCCCGGCGGGATCTGCCACAGCTTCACACCGGATGGCCGCTGTGTCTCTCTCCTCAAGGTCCTGATGACCAACTCCTGTAAAAACAACTGCCAGTACTGCGTCAATCGGGTCAGCAACGACTTTGAGCGCAGCAGTTTTGAACCGAAAGAGCTGGCCGATCTTTTTATCGAGCTCTACCGCCGCAATTACATCGAAGGGATCTTTCTTAGTTCGGGAGTCCAGAGAAGCACGACCTACACCATGGAACGGATGATCGCCGTCCTGGAAATCCTCCGGTTCCAATATCGCTACCGGGGCTACGCCCATCTGAAAGTCCTCCCCAACACCCCGGCCGACCTGATCGAACGGGGAGCTAAGCTGGCCGACCGAATGTCAGTCAACCTGGAAAGCCCCAATCCCGACCGGCTCAAGTCGATCGCCAGCGAAAAGAACTTCATGCTCGACCTGATCGAACCGATCAACGCCATCCAAAAACAGGTCGAAAAAGGGCTGCTTAAAGCGGGCCATACGACCCAATTTGTGGTTGGCGCCGCCGGTGAGACCGACGCCGAACTCCTGCGAACGACCAACTGGCTCTACAAAAAGAAAAACCTGAAGCGGGCATATTTTAGCGCCTTTGTTCCGACCGGCGAAACGCCGCTGGCCGGGGCCAAACGGGTCCCATTACTGCGCGAACATCGCCTCTACCAGGCCGATTGGTTGATGCGTTTCTACCACTTTGAGCTCGATGACCTGGTCATGAAACAAGACCAGAACTTGAGCCTCGATATCGACCCCAAGATGGCCCACGCCCTGAAGAACCGGCAGCGGTTCCCACTCGAGATAAACCGGGCCTCTTTCCGGGATTTGCTAAAAGTCCCGGGGGTCGGACCGCTCGCCGCCAAACGATTATATCGGGCCCGTAAAGAACACCGCTTTACCAACCTGCAAGAGCTAAAAAACCTGGGGGTCGTGACCAAGCGGGCCAAGCCCTTTATCCTGATCAACGGGGTCAAACAAGGGAATATTAGCGAGATCGTCACGGTCAAACAGCTTGAGCTCTTTGAAAACTTTAGCAGTTCGCTCGCCTGGGCGCAGGCTCCGCAGTTGCTGACATAG